In Aristaeella hokkaidonensis, the following are encoded in one genomic region:
- a CDS encoding LacI family DNA-binding transcriptional regulator: MVRLKDIAEVCGVSVATVSRALNGLTSDSRERTAFICQTAKDMGYYPNAAARTLKTSKSNNIGIIYEDRMNHEYFSSLFDELRLEAERNGYDLTFIGRGGFAESNYYEHARQRSLDGVIVVQADFESAGIIRLATSSIPTVIVDHTYEGVDCVTSDNRRSMEQIVRHIYARGHRKIAFIQGEKGAVSRERLAGFYKICAELGIRVPVEYVREGHFHNSADCAAYIQELLQQKDKPTCVLCPDDYSCLGALWLLEAQGIKVPQDISLVGYDGILMSQMITPRLTTYCQDTPRIAKEVFSLLIDAIEFPDSHMPKQVTVSGKLIEGETV, from the coding sequence ATGGTCAGACTGAAGGATATAGCTGAGGTGTGCGGTGTGTCGGTAGCAACGGTCTCCCGTGCTCTGAACGGCTTAACCAGTGACAGCAGAGAGAGGACCGCGTTTATCTGCCAGACGGCCAAGGATATGGGGTATTATCCGAATGCCGCCGCCAGAACGCTGAAAACCAGCAAATCCAACAACATCGGCATCATCTACGAAGACCGGATGAATCATGAATATTTCAGTTCGCTTTTCGATGAGCTCCGTCTGGAAGCAGAACGCAACGGTTATGATCTTACCTTCATCGGCCGGGGCGGTTTTGCCGAAAGCAACTATTACGAGCACGCCCGTCAGCGGAGCCTGGACGGTGTCATCGTGGTTCAGGCTGATTTTGAATCCGCCGGTATCATCCGTCTGGCTACCAGCAGTATTCCCACCGTCATCGTGGACCATACCTACGAAGGTGTGGACTGCGTCACCAGCGATAACCGCAGGAGTATGGAGCAGATTGTTCGTCATATCTACGCCCGCGGCCATCGCAAAATCGCCTTCATCCAGGGTGAAAAAGGTGCGGTCAGCCGTGAACGCCTTGCAGGATTCTACAAGATCTGTGCAGAATTGGGTATTCGTGTTCCCGTGGAATATGTCCGTGAGGGACACTTCCATAATTCCGCAGACTGCGCCGCTTATATTCAGGAGCTGCTTCAGCAGAAAGATAAACCCACCTGCGTTCTCTGTCCCGATGACTACAGCTGTCTCGGTGCCCTGTGGCTGCTGGAAGCCCAGGGAATCAAGGTGCCCCAGGATATCAGCCTGGTCGGCTATGACGGCATTCTCATGAGCCAGATGATTACGCCGCGGCTGACCACCTACTGCCAGGACACCCCGCGGATTGCCAAGGAAGTTTTCAGCCTGCTGATCGACGCGATTGAATTCCCGGACAGTCATATGCCGAAACAGGTTACTGTTTCCGGTAAGTTGATTGAAGGAGAAACTGTCTGA
- a CDS encoding energy-coupled thiamine transporter ThiT, producing MNKNLTRKLTESAIMIALGTVLSLLKIDLPFGGGVTIASMLPVVLISHRWGWKWGVPTAFVYSAIQLLLGLDNVGYAANFIMAVGVILLDYIIAYTAIGFSGLFDTVLGKTRKSLAVGIVVTFVLRFICHLISGAWIWGVWMPESFMNMTMTNPWIYSFLYNGWYMLAELVVTMVIAMLIYQPLARFIRREDIR from the coding sequence ATGAATAAAAACCTGACCCGCAAACTGACCGAAAGCGCCATTATGATCGCGCTGGGAACCGTACTGAGCCTTCTGAAGATTGACCTGCCCTTCGGCGGCGGCGTTACCATCGCCAGCATGCTGCCCGTTGTACTGATCAGCCATCGCTGGGGCTGGAAGTGGGGCGTTCCCACCGCTTTTGTTTACAGTGCAATCCAGCTCCTGCTCGGCCTGGACAACGTCGGATATGCTGCCAACTTTATTATGGCCGTCGGCGTTATCCTGCTGGACTATATCATTGCCTACACCGCCATCGGCTTTTCCGGCCTCTTCGACACCGTTCTTGGCAAGACCCGCAAGAGCCTGGCTGTCGGCATCGTTGTTACCTTCGTGCTTCGGTTCATCTGCCACCTGATCAGCGGTGCCTGGATCTGGGGTGTGTGGATGCCGGAATCCTTCATGAACATGACCATGACCAATCCTTGGATTTATTCCTTCCTGTATAACGGCTGGTATATGCTGGCAGAGCTTGTGGTAACCATGGTCATCGCCATGCTGATCTATCAGCCCCTGGCCAGGTTTATCCGTCGGGAAGACATCCGCTGA
- a CDS encoding thiamine diphosphokinase, with product MQRCVIVGGAGIREYQRIRESLRGDDWFVYCDGGLKHVQELGQEPNLIVGDFDSHEQPETDTETIVLPCEKDDTDTVYAVKEAVRRGFRDFLLIGVTGERFDHTFGNISLLLYLDSQGIPACILDDYSEMRIVSRETAEVKEDCSWFSLLNISGTAKGITIRGAKYPLTDGEITSEYQYGISNEVLPGKTAHVSVREGRLLLVKVFGQK from the coding sequence GTGCAGCGATGTGTGATTGTGGGCGGGGCCGGGATTCGTGAATATCAGCGTATCCGGGAAAGCCTGCGCGGGGATGACTGGTTTGTATACTGTGACGGCGGACTGAAACATGTGCAGGAGCTCGGCCAGGAACCGAACCTGATCGTAGGGGATTTTGATTCCCATGAGCAGCCGGAAACGGATACGGAAACCATTGTCCTGCCCTGTGAGAAGGATGATACGGATACAGTCTACGCGGTGAAGGAAGCCGTCAGGCGAGGCTTCCGGGATTTCCTGTTGATTGGCGTGACCGGTGAAAGATTCGACCACACCTTCGGCAACATCTCGCTGCTGCTTTACCTGGATTCCCAGGGCATTCCGGCTTGCATCCTGGATGATTATTCCGAAATGAGGATCGTCTCCCGGGAAACGGCGGAAGTGAAAGAAGACTGTTCCTGGTTCTCACTGCTGAATATCAGCGGAACCGCGAAAGGAATCACGATCCGGGGTGCAAAGTATCCGCTGACGGACGGAGAAATCACCAGCGAGTATCAGTACGGCATCAGCAATGAGGTTCTCCCGGGCAAAACAGCCCATGTATCCGTACGGGAAGGCCGCCTTCTGCTGGTGAAGGTTTTCGGACAGAAGTGA
- a CDS encoding sodium:solute symporter family protein → MVLGDLALKLGMLLVFFGVMVYVGFYCRKHSTDVNGFVLGGRSVGPWLTAFAYGTSYFSAVIFVGYAGQFGWKFGIAATWVGIGNALIGSLMAWVILGRRTRIMTQHLSSATMPDFFEKRFDATSLKIAASIIIFIFMIPYTASLYNGLSRLFRMAFNIDYSVCVIVMAVLTAIYVIVGGYMATAVNDFIQGIIMLVGIVAVIGAVLGSKGGFMASLEGLSAAKDTSAGFANGTVPGIFNSFFGPDPLSLLGVVLLTSLGTWGLPQMVGKFYAIKSEGSIHKGTIISTLFAMVVAGGCYFLGGFGRLFAAELGAAEGGNPAGGFDNVIPTMLQTLSPFLIAIVIILVLSASMSTLSSLVLTSSSTVTLDLLKGRVIKDMDEKKQLLIMRVLIVVFIIISAALAIVQANSSVAFIAQAMGVSWGAMAGAFLAPFLYGLYWKRTTKTGCWAAMLFSSVFMIIDMLANLKVLNISLGFLQSPINAGAFCMIAGLIIVPLISLISKAPDKDTVDRIFSCYERKVIVTAKDSIETEAEG, encoded by the coding sequence ATGGTATTAGGTGATCTGGCACTCAAACTCGGTATGCTGTTGGTTTTCTTCGGCGTCATGGTCTATGTCGGTTTCTACTGCAGGAAGCATTCCACCGACGTGAACGGCTTTGTGCTCGGCGGACGGAGCGTAGGCCCCTGGCTGACCGCATTCGCTTACGGCACTTCCTATTTCTCCGCTGTTATTTTTGTCGGCTATGCCGGACAGTTCGGCTGGAAGTTTGGTATTGCCGCCACCTGGGTGGGTATCGGCAACGCCCTGATCGGTTCGCTGATGGCCTGGGTGATCCTCGGACGGCGTACCCGGATTATGACGCAGCACCTGTCCAGTGCCACGATGCCTGACTTCTTCGAGAAGCGGTTCGACGCGACTTCCCTGAAGATTGCTGCTTCCATCATTATCTTTATCTTCATGATTCCCTATACCGCGTCCCTGTACAACGGACTGAGCCGTCTGTTCCGGATGGCCTTCAATATTGACTATTCCGTCTGCGTGATCGTTATGGCGGTGCTGACTGCCATCTACGTGATTGTCGGTGGCTATATGGCAACGGCAGTGAATGACTTTATCCAGGGCATCATCATGCTGGTGGGTATTGTGGCGGTCATCGGGGCTGTGCTGGGCAGCAAGGGCGGCTTCATGGCTTCCCTGGAAGGCCTGTCCGCGGCAAAGGATACCAGCGCGGGTTTTGCGAACGGTACGGTTCCCGGCATCTTCAACTCCTTCTTCGGACCGGATCCGCTGAGCCTGCTGGGCGTTGTGCTGCTGACTTCCCTGGGCACCTGGGGACTTCCCCAGATGGTTGGCAAGTTCTATGCCATCAAGAGTGAAGGCTCCATTCATAAGGGAACCATTATCTCCACTCTCTTCGCTATGGTGGTTGCGGGCGGCTGCTACTTCCTGGGCGGCTTCGGCCGTCTGTTTGCCGCTGAACTCGGCGCCGCGGAAGGCGGCAACCCGGCGGGCGGCTTTGACAACGTGATCCCGACGATGCTGCAGACCCTGTCTCCCTTCCTGATCGCGATTGTGATCATCCTGGTACTTTCTGCATCCATGTCCACGCTGTCTTCCCTGGTGCTGACTTCCTCCTCCACGGTAACCCTGGACCTGCTCAAGGGCCGTGTGATCAAGGATATGGACGAGAAAAAGCAGCTGCTGATCATGCGGGTGCTGATCGTGGTCTTCATCATTATTTCCGCCGCACTGGCTATCGTACAGGCAAACTCCAGCGTTGCCTTTATTGCCCAGGCAATGGGTGTCAGCTGGGGCGCCATGGCCGGTGCATTCCTTGCTCCCTTCCTCTACGGCCTGTACTGGAAGCGGACCACGAAGACCGGCTGCTGGGCTGCCATGCTCTTCTCCTCTGTATTCATGATCATTGACATGCTGGCCAACCTGAAGGTGCTGAATATCAGCCTCGGTTTCCTGCAGTCCCCGATCAACGCGGGTGCTTTCTGCATGATCGCCGGCCTGATCATCGTTCCGCTGATCAGCCTGATCTCAAAAGCACCGGACAAGGATACGGTGGATCGTATCTTCTCCTGCTATGAGCGGAAGGTTATTGTTACCGCCAAGGATTCTATTGAAACCGAAGCGGAAGGCTGA
- a CDS encoding DUF3048 domain-containing protein has protein sequence MMKKLMSLIVALVLLFSMSAAMADPSAIDGLAKRQIKINEAGLNPSADEMISQMISPTTGRQLDSIEYPDGFVGTAVTGVYQPIMVQISNAGGGVTSDSKGRPTTAPINAQYADVVYEACQANSSNGGTLTRFSMVFSDTVPDYVGFVRSTRATHPRLRQEWDCAYVTSGYSAADVPKEWKNLGVMNPESATADNPGLVYVQNFPKVWAKYMFHCTNIFDANDHVYQLANIVQNIIPKDHVPANHTFKFTDETPEGGDSGEIVYVTFGGGTKTDSRLEYDENTKEYIRYVPISGQEDFAYRSQTLINPKLSAKNVNGSKLTMVDPDDRTYGDLITFTNVIVQGIKMNWLGSERPDPELTGTGNADYFMGGKHYTGVWQRKDYNSRTVFYGEDGNEIELLRGKTLIILMDYNNKGRSVQYE, from the coding sequence ATGATGAAGAAACTGATGAGTCTGATAGTGGCTCTTGTGTTGCTCTTTAGTATGTCTGCAGCGATGGCAGATCCGTCTGCCATTGACGGTCTTGCCAAACGGCAGATCAAGATCAATGAGGCCGGACTGAATCCTTCAGCGGATGAAATGATCAGCCAGATGATCAGTCCTACTACAGGCAGACAGCTGGATAGTATCGAGTATCCTGATGGCTTCGTCGGGACTGCTGTGACCGGTGTTTATCAGCCGATTATGGTTCAGATCTCCAATGCCGGCGGCGGTGTGACTTCTGATTCCAAGGGCAGACCGACTACCGCGCCGATTAACGCACAGTATGCAGACGTTGTTTACGAAGCTTGTCAGGCGAACTCATCCAATGGCGGCACCCTGACTCGTTTCAGTATGGTTTTTTCCGATACAGTTCCGGATTATGTAGGTTTTGTGCGCAGCACCCGTGCCACACATCCCAGACTCCGGCAGGAATGGGACTGCGCTTACGTGACGTCCGGTTATTCTGCCGCGGATGTTCCGAAAGAATGGAAGAATCTCGGCGTGATGAATCCCGAGAGTGCCACTGCTGATAACCCCGGCCTTGTGTATGTGCAGAACTTCCCCAAGGTCTGGGCAAAGTACATGTTCCACTGCACCAACATTTTCGATGCCAATGACCATGTGTATCAGCTGGCAAACATTGTACAGAACATTATTCCCAAGGATCATGTTCCGGCCAATCATACCTTCAAATTCACGGATGAAACACCTGAAGGCGGAGATTCCGGTGAGATTGTCTACGTTACATTCGGCGGCGGCACCAAGACCGACAGCCGTCTTGAATATGATGAAAACACCAAAGAATACATCCGCTATGTACCGATCTCCGGACAGGAAGATTTTGCTTATCGTTCACAGACCCTGATTAACCCGAAACTGTCTGCCAAGAATGTAAACGGTTCAAAGCTGACCATGGTGGATCCTGATGACCGTACCTACGGTGATCTGATTACCTTTACCAATGTCATTGTTCAGGGAATCAAAATGAACTGGCTGGGCAGCGAACGTCCCGATCCTGAACTGACAGGCACAGGCAACGCTGACTATTTTATGGGCGGCAAGCATTATACCGGCGTATGGCAGCGTAAAGATTATAACAGCCGTACCGTATTCTACGGAGAAGATGGCAATGAGATTGAACTGCTGCGCGGCAAGACCCTGATCATTCTGATGGATTACAACAACAAGGGAAGAAGCGTACAATACGAATAA
- a CDS encoding DUF3048 domain-containing protein has translation MKKLTIAVLVLVLILHTASVFAEIKKIDGLSPRNIQINHAGLNPSAEEMIAQGISPTTGRKLSRIKCPDTFTGTAVTGQYQPFMVQISNANNGVGNPENGELYATAPVNGSYADVVYEACQLRDGGQSRMSMIFSDTIPDYVGFVRSTRATHPRIRQEWNALFCTSGYTDADVPDEWRALGVKNPASKNRNEKDPGIVYVGDAGENKPWKKYVRRLKGIKDANNELFLLKDLLENVVPEDHVPANHTWKFTDEIPVNGDRGEIIYVTFGSKYDTDSRLEYDEDENGYIRYVAVKNHMDMPYRESALIGAENVDEKTSTGLIARKVRAKDHIPGNTLIFNNVIVQGITMKWRGGARPDPVLTGTGNADYFMGGKHIAGVWERPDYDSRTVFYGEDGNEIELQRGRTLIILMGYNNSGTDVSYE, from the coding sequence ATGAAGAAACTGACGATTGCGGTTCTGGTCCTGGTATTGATCCTGCATACAGCATCAGTGTTTGCAGAAATCAAAAAGATTGATGGGTTATCTCCCAGAAATATCCAGATAAACCATGCAGGTCTGAATCCGTCCGCGGAGGAGATGATTGCTCAGGGAATCAGCCCGACTACAGGAAGAAAACTGAGCAGGATTAAGTGTCCCGATACTTTCACCGGTACGGCAGTTACCGGTCAGTACCAGCCGTTCATGGTTCAGATTTCCAATGCCAATAACGGCGTCGGCAATCCGGAGAATGGAGAACTGTACGCAACCGCACCGGTAAACGGTTCTTATGCGGATGTGGTCTATGAAGCCTGTCAATTGAGAGACGGCGGTCAGAGCCGAATGAGCATGATCTTTTCTGATACGATTCCGGATTATGTCGGCTTTGTCAGAAGCACACGTGCCACACATCCGCGGATCCGGCAGGAATGGAACGCACTGTTCTGTACTTCCGGTTATACCGATGCGGATGTTCCGGATGAATGGCGGGCACTTGGCGTTAAGAATCCGGCTTCCAAGAACAGGAACGAAAAGGATCCCGGGATTGTTTATGTGGGTGATGCCGGGGAGAATAAGCCGTGGAAAAAGTATGTCAGGCGGCTGAAGGGGATCAAAGACGCCAACAATGAATTGTTCCTGTTAAAGGACCTTCTGGAAAATGTGGTTCCCGAAGATCATGTTCCGGCTAATCATACATGGAAATTTACAGATGAGATACCTGTTAACGGCGACAGAGGCGAAATAATCTATGTGACTTTCGGCAGCAAGTACGATACTGACAGCAGACTGGAATATGATGAGGATGAAAATGGATATATCCGGTATGTGGCAGTAAAAAACCACATGGATATGCCTTACCGTGAGTCTGCCCTTATCGGAGCTGAAAATGTGGATGAAAAAACGAGCACAGGATTAATCGCAAGGAAGGTCCGCGCTAAAGACCATATCCCGGGGAATACACTTATCTTCAACAATGTAATCGTGCAGGGAATTACGATGAAATGGAGAGGCGGCGCAAGGCCTGATCCCGTACTGACCGGCACAGGGAACGCTGATTACTTTATGGGCGGGAAACACATTGCAGGTGTATGGGAACGTCCGGACTATGACAGCCGTACGGTGTTCTACGGAGAAGACGGCAACGAAATTGAACTGCAACGGGGGCGTACGCTGATTATCCTGATGGGGTACAATAATTCGGGTACCGACGTCAGTTATGAATAA
- a CDS encoding response regulator transcription factor produces MGKRILLVDDEPLILKGLKYTLEQEGYETDSAMDGEEALSKFETGSFDLILLDVMLPKLDGIAVCQRIRERSDIPIIMLTAKGEDMDKILGLEYGADDYMTKPFNILEVKARIKTILRRVSGSVQQQEHRVIRVHDMEVNLIKRSVTLGGKDIKLTAKEFDLLQMFVTNRGTVFSREQMLETVWKYDYAGDARTVDVHIRRLREKIERDTSKPEFIFTKWGVGYYFTDQD; encoded by the coding sequence GTGGGTAAAAGGATCCTCCTGGTGGACGACGAACCTCTGATCCTGAAGGGCCTGAAATATACGCTGGAACAGGAAGGTTACGAGACAGACAGTGCCATGGACGGAGAAGAGGCCTTGTCCAAGTTTGAGACGGGTTCTTTTGATCTGATCCTTCTGGACGTGATGCTTCCGAAGCTGGACGGTATTGCTGTCTGCCAGAGGATTCGTGAACGGAGCGATATCCCGATCATCATGCTGACTGCAAAGGGCGAGGATATGGATAAGATCCTCGGTCTTGAATACGGCGCAGATGATTATATGACCAAGCCTTTCAATATCCTTGAGGTGAAGGCGCGCATCAAGACGATTCTTCGTCGCGTTTCCGGCAGCGTTCAACAGCAGGAACACCGGGTGATCCGTGTTCACGATATGGAAGTGAACCTGATCAAGCGCAGCGTGACCCTCGGCGGCAAAGACATAAAGCTGACCGCAAAGGAATTTGATCTGCTGCAGATGTTCGTAACGAACCGGGGCACTGTTTTCAGCAGAGAACAGATGCTTGAAACTGTATGGAAATATGATTATGCCGGCGACGCCCGTACGGTGGATGTTCATATCCGCCGTCTGAGGGAAAAGATTGAACGGGACACATCAAAGCCTGAATTCATCTTTACCAAATGGGGAGTTGGTTACTATTTCACGGATCAGGACTAA
- a CDS encoding sensor histidine kinase — protein sequence MASIRWKILLAFFLIVGLSFFVAATSLNGMVKDYLFEQRKRDDIAKTGKLAQKAAPLFQSVSSNELNDLLEEEAETMDGRLILIDNDGKIQYDTFQNLCGQRTQVDEVIRVLRGETVKDYGIHTPGKSVVEAMSGESAEYVAYSTYEMNGYKGRIGAAMFVSKIQSLVDSIERVEMQLLRVFAVIAVAALAFALLLSRLLTNPITAVSRTMRKMGKGDLSVRVPVRGSGELRELAENYNTMASQLESLDKTRNQFVSNASHELKTPLATMKILLESMIYEPDMPAEVRADFMKDMNHEIDRLTGIVTDLLVLTRMDNGEEMKRGIVNMTELTHETIHQLTPAAEKNNQTLTGDVQEDLFFYGDKSKLSQILYNLMDNAIKYTPEEGKISVSLREEDGNIVWRVKDNGIGIPEEDLDHIFERFYRVDKARGRETGGTGLGLSIVKQMVRMHGGTITVESSLGKGSEFTVTFPQEGAES from the coding sequence TTGGCCAGCATCAGGTGGAAAATCCTGCTGGCCTTTTTTCTCATTGTGGGTCTTTCTTTTTTTGTGGCCGCAACAAGCCTGAACGGCATGGTCAAGGACTATCTGTTTGAACAGCGCAAACGCGATGATATTGCAAAGACCGGGAAGCTTGCCCAGAAGGCGGCTCCTCTTTTTCAGTCTGTCTCTTCAAACGAACTGAATGACCTGCTGGAGGAAGAGGCGGAGACAATGGACGGCCGCCTGATCCTGATCGATAATGACGGGAAAATCCAGTACGACACTTTCCAGAACCTTTGCGGACAACGGACACAGGTGGATGAGGTGATCCGCGTACTGAGAGGGGAAACGGTCAAGGATTACGGAATCCATACCCCGGGGAAATCGGTGGTGGAAGCCATGAGCGGGGAATCTGCCGAGTATGTGGCTTACAGCACCTATGAGATGAACGGTTATAAGGGCAGGATCGGTGCCGCGATGTTCGTGAGCAAAATCCAGAGCCTGGTGGATTCCATAGAGCGGGTTGAGATGCAGCTGTTGCGCGTGTTTGCGGTGATTGCGGTGGCTGCGCTGGCATTTGCACTGCTGCTGAGCCGTCTGCTGACAAACCCGATTACTGCAGTGAGCCGGACCATGAGAAAAATGGGGAAAGGCGACCTGAGCGTCCGTGTGCCGGTACGGGGCAGCGGCGAGCTGAGGGAACTGGCTGAAAACTATAACACCATGGCATCACAGCTGGAAAGCCTGGACAAGACCAGAAACCAGTTTGTGTCAAATGCCAGCCACGAACTAAAAACGCCATTGGCAACCATGAAGATCCTGCTGGAATCCATGATTTACGAGCCGGATATGCCTGCAGAGGTCCGGGCGGATTTCATGAAGGATATGAACCATGAGATTGACCGACTGACCGGCATTGTTACGGATCTGCTGGTGCTGACCCGGATGGATAACGGTGAGGAAATGAAGCGCGGCATTGTGAATATGACCGAGCTGACCCACGAAACAATCCATCAGCTGACTCCGGCTGCGGAAAAGAACAACCAGACGCTGACCGGTGACGTGCAGGAGGATCTCTTCTTCTATGGAGACAAGAGTAAACTGAGCCAGATCCTTTATAACCTGATGGACAATGCAATCAAATATACCCCGGAAGAGGGGAAAATATCCGTATCCCTGCGGGAGGAAGACGGCAATATCGTCTGGCGGGTGAAGGATAACGGTATCGGTATTCCGGAAGAAGACCTGGATCACATCTTTGAACGCTTCTACCGGGTGGACAAGGCCAGGGGCCGGGAGACCGGCGGAACGGGCCTGGGACTGAGTATCGTAAAACAGATGGTCAGGATGCATGGCGGCACCATTACCGTTGAGAGCAGTCTGGGAAAGGGCTCTGAATTTACAGTGACATTCCCGCAGGAAGGAGCGGAGTCATGA
- a CDS encoding GerMN domain-containing protein translates to MKKGLCLLLALCLLLLLDGCAGRKIEDYQIPASTLSPAAARYTAPDGDGIVMENLKYQIYLPARDGLRLVAREVTIDAENLNDAVEKLMQQLLSYEGDTDAKPLGGSKPLELYGTHPIEISGGICTVNLTRTAKQLKLSEYYKHCLAISTTLCELNDINGVNILVEDESLPLDTPGYLPMGTLMGHAGESLPVLWEQMEAKKTPMTPTDKDPGKNPLNALATLYYPLPDGRGIACTIRMVNFAGQTPAQLTTKLMDEISSERQALSGGQNFPKLTELLLHDPVTSDLPDGGRLLTLSLREDAESVLEAAKTDLACCAAALTYTLTTFVPDISAVCIRIGDKAKTELKTKRFDPVIALSGMVKRSAVEQFLTSSVTVYFARNGILCECERPVAPRSVDSLRTQLCALMEGPDTSEREEGIKETLPGTVREDDILGISAEGDTLLVNLSENFRMAILEQGEEKETLACYSMVNTLCKNTGTKRVRFFFEGVQVEYIAGTIYWAGEFMYNIGLAEKGLG, encoded by the coding sequence ATGAAAAAAGGATTATGCCTTTTGCTGGCACTCTGCCTCCTGCTCCTTCTGGACGGATGCGCAGGAAGGAAAATCGAGGATTACCAGATCCCGGCGTCAACCCTTTCTCCGGCAGCGGCACGTTATACAGCGCCGGACGGCGACGGGATTGTCATGGAGAATCTGAAATACCAGATTTATCTTCCGGCCCGGGACGGGCTTCGCCTTGTTGCCCGTGAAGTGACAATAGACGCGGAGAATCTGAATGACGCTGTGGAGAAGCTGATGCAGCAGCTGCTCAGCTACGAGGGAGACACGGATGCGAAGCCCCTGGGCGGAAGCAAGCCGCTGGAATTGTACGGCACGCATCCCATTGAAATCAGCGGCGGCATATGCACGGTGAACCTGACCCGCACGGCGAAGCAACTGAAACTGAGCGAATATTACAAACACTGCCTGGCGATTTCCACGACCCTGTGTGAACTGAACGATATTAACGGAGTGAATATCCTGGTAGAGGATGAAAGCCTTCCGCTGGATACTCCCGGCTACCTGCCGATGGGAACCCTGATGGGGCATGCGGGAGAATCGCTTCCGGTATTGTGGGAACAGATGGAAGCGAAAAAGACTCCGATGACGCCTACGGATAAGGACCCCGGCAAAAATCCCCTGAACGCGCTGGCAACGCTGTATTATCCGCTGCCGGACGGCCGGGGCATTGCCTGCACGATTCGGATGGTCAATTTCGCAGGCCAGACGCCCGCACAGCTGACAACCAAACTGATGGATGAAATCAGTTCCGAACGACAGGCTCTGTCAGGCGGACAGAACTTCCCGAAACTGACGGAACTGCTGCTGCATGATCCTGTGACAAGCGACCTGCCTGATGGCGGACGGCTCCTGACACTGAGCCTGCGGGAAGATGCAGAGTCTGTACTGGAAGCCGCCAAAACAGATCTTGCCTGCTGCGCGGCGGCACTGACTTATACCCTGACGACTTTTGTTCCTGATATTTCCGCCGTCTGTATCCGGATTGGCGACAAGGCGAAAACAGAGCTGAAAACAAAACGGTTTGATCCGGTAATCGCATTGAGCGGTATGGTGAAACGCAGCGCGGTGGAGCAGTTCCTGACAAGCAGCGTGACGGTGTATTTTGCCCGAAACGGGATTCTATGTGAATGTGAACGGCCTGTGGCTCCCCGGTCTGTTGACAGCCTCCGGACTCAGCTGTGTGCCCTGATGGAAGGTCCTGACACATCGGAGCGGGAAGAGGGGATCAAAGAGACCCTGCCCGGAACAGTTCGTGAAGACGATATCCTGGGGATTTCAGCAGAAGGCGACACACTGCTGGTCAACCTGAGTGAAAACTTCCGGATGGCAATCCTGGAACAGGGAGAGGAAAAAGAAACCCTGGCCTGTTACAGCATGGTAAATACGCTGTGCAAGAATACAGGAACAAAACGGGTGCGCTTCTTCTTTGAAGGGGTGCAGGTGGAATATATAGCCGGAACGATCTACTGGGCAGGAGAGTTTATGTATAATATTGGTTTGGCTGAAAAGGGTCTTGGATAA